A stretch of DNA from Acidovorax carolinensis:
GTATCAGCAAGCCCCCAAACAGCACCGAACCCTGTCCGACGGGATAACGCACTGGCGGTGCCGAGAAATGGCGAGAAACGCTTCGCATGGCCAGCGCCATTCGCTACCCAACCGAGCGTGAACAGACAGCCACACCCGGACAGGCACATCCGCTGAACGGGCGGCTGGTTGGCAGAACGCCGTCTCCCTGGCTGTCACCAACAGGGCCTGGTGACAGCAAGCGCATCAGATCCGCTTGAAAACCAGGGTGCCGTTGGTGCCGCCAAAGCCAAAGTTGTTTTTGACGGCCACGTCGATCTGCATGTCACGCGCCGTATTGGCGCAATAGTCCAGGTCGCACTCGGGATCCTGGTTGAAGATATTGATGGTTGGCGGCACTTTCTGGTGGTGCAGTGCCAGCACGGTGAACACGCTCTCAATGCCGCCAGCGCCACCGAGCAGGTGGCCCGTCATGGACTTGGTGGAACTGACCACGGTCTTGTAGGCATGCGCGCCCAAGGCTGCCTTGATGGCGTTGGTCTCGTTCAGGTCGCCCAGCGGAGTGGACGTGCCGTGCGCATTGAGATAGTCCACCTGGTCGGCGTTGATGCCCGCGTTGTGCATGGCGCTCAGCATGGCGCGGCGTGGGCCGTCCATGTTGGGAGCGGTCATGTGACCCGCATCAGCACTCATGCCAAAGCCAGTCAGTTCAGCATAGATTTTGGCGCCACGCGCCTTGGCGTGTTCGTACTCTTCGAGCACCATGACGCCGGCGCCCTCACCCAGCACAAAACCATCACGGTCCTTGTCCCAGGGGCGGGATGCTGTCTGGGGGTCGTCGTTGCGCGTGGACAGTGCGCGCATGGCGGCAAAGCCACCTACGCCCAGTGGCGAGACGGTGGATTCGGTGCCACCGGCCACGGCCACGTCGGCATCGCCGTATTCAATCATGCGACCGGCCTGGCCGATGCAGTGCAGGCCCGTGGTGCAGGCGGTCACCACCGAAAGGTTGGGCCCCTTGAAACCAAATCGCATGGAAACATGCCCTGCCACCATGTTGATGATGGAAGCGGGCACGAAAAAAGGAGTAATGCGCCGAGGTCCCCGATTGGTCAACTCGGCGTGGGTGTTCTCGATCAGCGGCAGGCCGCCAATCCCGGAACCGATCACGCAGGCGATGCGCGTTGCCAGCTCATCGTGCAGCGCTTCCCCAGTGGGCAAGCCTGCGTCCTGCACAGCCTGGGCCGCCGCAGCGATGCCGAAATGGATGAAAGTGTCCATCGCGCGCGCATCTTTGGCGCTGATGTACGACTCCAGATC
This window harbors:
- the fabF gene encoding beta-ketoacyl-ACP synthase II; the encoded protein is MSRRRVVVTGLGCVSPVGNTVADSWANVLAGKSGIDLITKFDTSNFSCKIAGEVKGFDLESYISAKDARAMDTFIHFGIAAAAQAVQDAGLPTGEALHDELATRIACVIGSGIGGLPLIENTHAELTNRGPRRITPFFVPASIINMVAGHVSMRFGFKGPNLSVVTACTTGLHCIGQAGRMIEYGDADVAVAGGTESTVSPLGVGGFAAMRALSTRNDDPQTASRPWDKDRDGFVLGEGAGVMVLEEYEHAKARGAKIYAELTGFGMSADAGHMTAPNMDGPRRAMLSAMHNAGINADQVDYLNAHGTSTPLGDLNETNAIKAALGAHAYKTVVSSTKSMTGHLLGGAGGIESVFTVLALHHQKVPPTINIFNQDPECDLDYCANTARDMQIDVAVKNNFGFGGTNGTLVFKRI